In Candidatus Methylomirabilis tolerans, one genomic interval encodes:
- a CDS encoding ATP-binding protein — translation MDRPVVNSTRETFEPIFLGRADLLATLWGLALKGRHTLITGAKGIGKSALMERLYRGLKEGGEVRVLLVEESRNLKPMMLALAEQLHEHRLFKHPYLSDTATTRMTWRTLLPKARGLAAADLARAVVTSLQGQRCLLLLDHLDRLVPTTEGWFHQLINVATLVVATSDPHAKSLKTFLDRIPARVEVLPLIREETYQLIDACLTLVPIATQDPEHYRRSIYHASGGNPKAVKDILADHSLEKRIDRQGIRELDLGTQARYVATSWAFLLLFLAFGALRYAARGIGDRDNFIIGAVMMLIMVLVGMFVRKANRI, via the coding sequence ATGGATAGGCCGGTCGTAAACTCCACACGGGAAACCTTCGAGCCAATCTTTCTCGGGCGGGCGGATCTACTGGCGACGCTCTGGGGGCTAGCCCTGAAGGGGCGTCATACCCTTATTACCGGCGCAAAGGGGATCGGCAAGTCGGCCCTCATGGAACGGCTCTACCGTGGCCTCAAGGAGGGCGGGGAGGTGAGGGTCCTTCTTGTCGAGGAGTCGCGTAATCTGAAGCCGATGATGTTGGCGCTAGCTGAGCAGCTCCACGAGCATCGACTTTTCAAGCACCCGTACCTCTCGGATACGGCGACCACCCGCATGACGTGGCGGACGCTTCTACCTAAAGCAAGGGGCCTTGCGGCGGCTGACCTGGCCAGGGCCGTGGTCACCTCGCTCCAAGGACAGCGGTGCCTTCTCCTGCTCGACCACCTCGACCGGCTTGTCCCGACAACCGAAGGATGGTTCCATCAACTGATCAATGTGGCCACGCTTGTCGTCGCAACATCGGATCCACACGCTAAGTCCCTGAAGACCTTCCTCGATCGTATTCCGGCCAGGGTGGAGGTTCTCCCGCTTATCCGAGAGGAAACCTATCAGCTCATCGATGCATGCCTGACCCTGGTTCCCATCGCGACGCAGGACCCAGAGCACTACCGCCGCAGCATCTACCATGCCTCCGGGGGGAATCCAAAGGCGGTGAAGGACATCCTGGCCGATCACAGCCTGGAGAAGAGAATCGATCGTCAGGGCATTCGCGAGCTCGACCTGGGGACGCAGGCGCGATATGTGGCCACCAGTTGGGCGTTCCTGCTCCTGTTCTTAGCCTTCGGCGCGCTTCGCTATGCGGCGAGGGGGATCGGCGATCGAGATAACTTTATCATCGGGGCGGTGATGATGCTCATAATGGTGCTCGTGGGGATGTTTGTGAGAAAGGCCAATCGAATATGA
- a CDS encoding DUF853 domain-containing protein has product MGLGLLLLGSALLLLLGYAQIRLLKHKARLRRALDGPSLVLGAGTPHSKPHGPCNPEASSEHGIALGDEVETGEVVRWNPGVLANPHLLILGGSGAGKTQTIRAAMLELSRRDFGVVAIDFHGDLLIEKAESYPISMTSEYGVNPLVVDLDPAGGGPDPQRFLVLQSLKETFAPMGGNQLALLDRALGEVYKNTGIVQEDHESWRREPPTFRDLESALDRLAEAAGKDRRPEAVKTKLGPAFSYGIFSKPQVPIRERGTTRIDLSKLPPGLQYLAADTLCRQLLRRLQMRGSQGTHRLFLVVDETKLMMPARREAPHAILNRIASEGRKFGLGLIVAATSSAHLSRDIMMNCFAKLILKTDKIEIPPTARRFLAERDQLSSLLEPGVGLINFGDEEAYTVVRVRPYAARVGDG; this is encoded by the coding sequence ATGGGACTAGGACTCCTGCTTCTAGGATCAGCACTGCTTCTACTGTTGGGCTATGCCCAAATCAGATTGCTGAAGCATAAGGCCAGGCTACGCCGGGCACTCGACGGGCCGTCCTTAGTCCTAGGGGCCGGGACACCACACTCGAAACCGCATGGACCTTGTAACCCGGAGGCCTCAAGCGAACATGGTATAGCGCTAGGGGATGAAGTGGAAACCGGGGAGGTCGTCCGATGGAACCCTGGCGTCCTGGCGAATCCGCACCTCCTGATCCTGGGTGGATCGGGGGCGGGGAAAACGCAGACGATCAGGGCGGCGATGCTGGAACTTTCTCGTCGCGACTTTGGGGTCGTTGCCATTGACTTTCACGGGGATCTGCTGATCGAAAAGGCAGAAAGCTACCCCATCTCCATGACGAGTGAATATGGGGTAAACCCTTTGGTCGTCGATCTCGATCCGGCGGGCGGGGGGCCTGATCCTCAACGCTTTTTGGTGCTTCAAAGTCTGAAGGAAACCTTCGCGCCGATGGGCGGGAATCAGCTTGCCCTCCTGGATCGGGCGCTGGGCGAGGTCTACAAAAATACGGGAATCGTCCAAGAGGATCACGAATCGTGGCGGCGAGAGCCTCCCACGTTCCGGGACCTGGAAAGTGCGCTGGACCGGCTGGCCGAGGCGGCAGGGAAAGATCGACGGCCCGAGGCGGTGAAGACGAAGCTCGGTCCGGCCTTCTCCTACGGGATCTTTTCGAAGCCGCAGGTGCCGATCAGGGAGCGAGGTACGACCCGGATCGATCTGAGCAAGCTCCCCCCTGGTCTGCAGTACCTCGCGGCAGATACCCTCTGCAGGCAGCTTCTGAGACGTCTCCAGATGCGCGGTTCCCAGGGAACGCATCGGCTCTTTCTGGTGGTGGACGAGACAAAGCTTATGATGCCGGCCAGGCGCGAGGCTCCTCACGCCATCCTGAACCGGATTGCCTCCGAAGGGAGGAAGTTCGGGTTGGGGCTGATCGTGGCGGCGACATCGTCCGCCCACCTCAGCCGGGACATTATGATGAACTGCTTCGCGAAGCTGATCCTGAAGACCGACAAGATCGAGATCCCTCCTACCGCCAGGCGTTTCCTGGCTGAGCGCGATCAGCTCTCCAGCCTTCTCGAGCCCGGCGTTGGGCTGATCAACTTCGGGGACGAGGAGGCCTACACCGTAGTGCGGGTTCGGCCGTACGCGGCGAGGGTAGGCGATGGATAG
- a CDS encoding STAS domain-containing protein: MSKSVGVHRKIATRTAQEPPGEGERRPRARSRSAAKRVPAKEIAVPTDIGPETAPTGELIDIGKEMAAILPFKRPDSARPNIAKAEVFKIVKPRRKDQPAVPDHTVDSKLAETVASTGPQDEVALVGVVDRLARQLLSSAALVFTSLDARSKGREQIEYRYEGAAGEWHLFAKAPGGLLSTQSLGGANGHHRCELSLPCLKSSLRVVSESLTRVVDRMAARDRGIELFVTAAEEVVSCVLSAAGADAMLTVIFETKPLELVATFASGASALKNAGDLQIIKGMVEDLVLVRNPEGVVVVMRWKRAVCPADGSAASPFASRDGDQSLSEARCEGKQVDVVDETTMVKEGDGAIGALADLHRIGRDTVVVTVTTDKLDLQAAPMLGARLMPLIEDQQVKLLIVDLGQVKIMGSSCLGILIKTRGALTAFGRRLALVALNDGVRQILETAGLLSSFEVGESLKDVISSKITLVEERLPVPTDNRYGRMSRVKGYAAWFATLFGVERSWD, from the coding sequence ATGAGCAAGAGCGTCGGCGTACATAGAAAAATAGCGACGAGGACAGCGCAGGAGCCGCCTGGTGAAGGCGAGCGCAGGCCGCGCGCACGGAGCCGTTCAGCGGCAAAGAGGGTGCCGGCGAAAGAGATTGCCGTCCCTACGGATATCGGGCCTGAGACCGCCCCCACTGGGGAGCTGATCGATATTGGCAAGGAGATGGCCGCCATCCTCCCCTTTAAGCGGCCAGACTCTGCAAGGCCGAACATCGCCAAGGCCGAGGTCTTCAAAATTGTGAAGCCTAGGCGGAAAGATCAGCCTGCCGTCCCCGACCATACCGTCGATTCGAAGCTGGCGGAAACCGTCGCGTCTACTGGACCGCAGGATGAAGTCGCGCTGGTGGGTGTGGTGGACCGGCTGGCCAGGCAGCTTCTCAGCTCGGCGGCCCTGGTCTTCACGTCGCTGGATGCGCGCTCGAAAGGGAGGGAGCAGATCGAGTATCGGTATGAAGGGGCGGCAGGGGAGTGGCACCTTTTCGCCAAGGCCCCTGGTGGGCTGCTCAGCACGCAGAGCCTGGGTGGGGCGAATGGACATCATCGCTGCGAGCTGTCTTTGCCCTGCCTTAAGTCGAGTCTCCGGGTCGTGAGCGAGAGTCTGACCAGAGTCGTTGACAGGATGGCCGCGCGAGATCGAGGAATCGAGCTGTTTGTAACGGCGGCGGAGGAAGTCGTCTCCTGTGTCCTGTCTGCGGCAGGGGCTGACGCCATGCTCACGGTCATCTTCGAGACGAAACCGCTGGAGCTGGTGGCAACCTTCGCCTCTGGGGCATCAGCCCTTAAAAACGCTGGCGATCTGCAGATCATCAAAGGGATGGTGGAGGACCTGGTTCTCGTTCGCAACCCCGAAGGCGTGGTAGTGGTGATGCGCTGGAAAAGAGCTGTGTGTCCGGCAGACGGGTCGGCGGCGTCTCCATTTGCCTCGCGCGATGGCGACCAGAGCTTATCAGAGGCGAGGTGCGAGGGGAAGCAGGTCGACGTCGTTGATGAGACCACGATGGTTAAAGAGGGCGACGGGGCAATCGGCGCACTTGCTGACCTACACAGAATCGGCCGGGATACGGTGGTTGTGACCGTGACGACTGACAAACTAGACCTACAGGCAGCCCCAATGCTGGGCGCCCGTCTGATGCCCCTGATAGAGGATCAGCAGGTGAAGCTCTTAATCGTAGATCTGGGGCAGGTGAAGATCATGGGGAGCTCCTGCCTGGGGATCCTGATCAAGACCAGAGGCGCTCTTACCGCCTTCGGACGGCGCCTGGCCCTGGTTGCGCTGAATGACGGCGTCAGGCAGATTCTGGAGACAGCCGGCCTTCTCTCTTCCTTTGAGGTCGGGGAATCTCTCAAAGATGTCATTTCTTCCAAGATCACCCTCGTGGAGGAGCGGCTCCCGGTACCAACGGATAACAGATATGGGCGAATGTCCAGGGTGAAGGGCTACGCAGCGTGGTTCGCGACGCTTTTTGGCGTGGAGCGGTCATGGGACTAG